From Quercus robur chromosome 8, dhQueRobu3.1, whole genome shotgun sequence:
GGGAGATTTATACCCAAGCATCTTACTTTATGGCacattatcaataaaataaataaagataaaataataaaataaataaagataaaataaaacttggaaagtaaatagcttgaaatttaaaagacaaGAATGTAAAGACTTGAAATGTAAAGGCTTGAAAGTAAATGACTTGAAATATTGTAAAgttgattaaaattttttttttccctctttaaaTAAAGTCTAATCCCCTTCAAGCCTTATGGAACCTTCAACACAAAGAAGTGGGAGTTCTTATGTCATCACTACTCTTGTGAGACATACCTATATTGTGTCCTAATGGGGGTTTAGATGccatttaaagaagaagaagatagaatatatataaatatatatatatatatatatatatatatatatatattggtgtcTAGATATAATACATACATATAGGGGTGTTCATCGAACCACAAAAACCGCACAAAAACTacctgcaaaatggaataaccACACTGCATAGTGCAATGCAGTTtgtggttttataataagaaaaccaccCTACCCCACACCctttctatatattaatatgtttatttttttaaaatattattaataatttaataaccctagcaagtgttgattaggaaaagcaacttaaaataaagaaaaactagctcaatagtttaaaacttggcccaaaacaaaaggaaaaatcaatttTGGGCTGTGcaggaaaaacccaaaatttgaaaaatatatcgGTTTCAAACCGCATCTTATACATCGTATCACatatgtgaccgcaaaaatgaggtgcggtgTAGTTATGATTTTAGAAAAATTGCACCACAAAATGTGGtgctaaaaatggcccaaaatgGCACCGCACTATGAACACCACTGCAtacatatatatgaaaaacacttttttgtttttgtttttttttcttagtaaaattgttttttaaaaattatttgggaaaagattttaaaaaattcattcttttttgacaatttatttgaaaataagtaTTTGAAAACCTCATTGAGAATTCATTAAGAatttaaaagattttgaaaacttttttttttcgaaaacttatttgagaatttttttgaaaagtagttTGAaaccatcactttttttttttttttggttgtaaaaattatatatatttttttatagtggTTGTGGACAtccaaaaaaaatgagaaaaaggcTTGTTGAAggcctttctttttggtttatcACACATTGTGTGTGagtctctctcttcttctttttctttctttttttttttatttttttattttttattttacgaGTTGCCACCAACCATTAGTTTTGTAGTGGGTGTGATTGGTCATCTACTTGTCTAATTCTTTTTTagttacctaattaactaaatcAATTTTAAGGGTTTGTTAATAAGGTACACCAAAAGTCTCGAATCAAAGATTTTGAACTCGTAAGTAGGGGTGTCCAACCAGACCTGGTACCCGCCCAACCCGCCCGATCTGGCTCGAGAACCGGCCGACCCGACGCCAGTGATGGTCGGCGGCGGATCCCCGATCCCAAAATTCGAGTCCAGCGGGTCGGTTGACGGGATAAAGCATGGAAAACCGATTTCAACCGACCCGACCGGAAAACACATCGGAAAAGCTTTCTCCGTCAATTGAAGTAGCTCGCCGGTATGATTTTGTCTGATCTGTCgagatccggcgagatctcgTCGATATCTGGCCTGATCTCTTTgagatctcgccggatctcTTCGAGATCGGGCCTGATCTCGTTGAGATTTGCCAAGATCTCTTCAAGTTCGGCCTAAGCTCGTTGAGATCAGCCAAGCTCTCTTCGAAATCCGGTCAGATCCAGCAAAAATAGGCAGATTTTGGCAAAAATCCGGCGCGATTCTCACAATCCGAGTCCGACCAGAAACCAACTGGAAAATTTTGACGTCTGACCACCCGAACTGTTGCCATCGGCGGGTCCATGTTTAGGAGACCCAAAGTGATCGGGTcggttccgggttgggcacaaacctgACCTGTGGACAGCCCTACTCGTAAGTTCAGTTACGTGTGaagaaggtgttagacacctcaCACCACATATCCAAAGAATAGTacccaattttaattttaattctaactaaaattttgatgaaaaaaattagatacttgtcatttttttttttttttttacgaaaaATGTTTTGTACAaacaacacacacatacacGTGAGTATATTCATTTATAACAGCTTGTGAATATTTATTTCAAAGATATACTTACAAACAAAGCATGTAAAGTATTTATTTCTAAGAATTTTACCTTTTAGCAATGGAACATGCATGTTCCCACAATCCATCCCACAGCCACAAACATAACCaagaattaaaggaaaattttgcaaaagtTCGAAAGACGAAAAACCCAAACTTACAAAACTTTTCCAATTATGTACAGGAAAATTCCTATAATGCCACCAAGATGTACCTAATGTTTAAAAGAACAAACACCAGTCTTTCAAAGCCCAAGCCCTTGTTCCCACCCCCAAAAGCCCACAGCCTCATTGGCATTTGCCTTTTGATCCACAATTTCTCTTAGGCATAGCACCCATTATCACTGTCactataaattttagtttcaaatCGATCTTTTCGAACTATATTCCTCCAACTCACCATGTAATGATAGAAGAAGTCATTTATGTATAAATTTAGTCAAATGCCTTTTTTAATAAGTCATATGacttgtctatatatataataataggtgaagcagagagaaactcaaattgcgattccaaattagaactctaattttgtgccttGTGTTTATATCTATGTGGCGATCAGTTCATAATTATCCTTCCAAAGGTTCAATTAGAATCtaaaattgaagttgaattttgcTCCATGTGACTAAATGTATGTGGGCTCATTTTCATTAAAACTACTTCTATGTATTTTTATATCCAATGAAATCACTGATTTCACAAGAGACAAGGGGAGGGGGAGAGTCGTACAGCATTGTGGATTCTATTAGCAAAACTAATCATATAATTCATCGTAATCCAAACTCCTCTAACTCATccaaatttaaaactattttatttcaATCACCACAACATATTCATATCATTAATGTTTAtccaaaactaattaaaataaattaggcTCGAAACAGTATCTCATTATAGgtctttttcattcttctttttgttggtgagttgtaatttttgtGGTGGATTAGTTCAGAGATGAAGAGATTAGGAGACAACGTTTATGATAACTCTTCGCAATTCAAGAGACCCTTTGGTTCTTCTCCTGAAGACTCGtaagtttctttctttgtaccttttgttttttcaaaacttttggttTAACCTCTCTAATGGGTTTGCTTGGTGAGTTTTTGTATGATGGTATTTGCTGAATTTAAATGGGGCTTTGTGAGGGAAAAGAGATATGGGTTATGTAATATTTCTGTACTATTGTTTGAGTTTGAATTGTGCTCTTGGTATATGTGTTTGTGGATTTGAAGCTATGGGCAATCCCAAGTCCCAACGGGTGGAGAAGGAGGTAGTGGTCTTGGTGTTACCACGCGGAAACTAAAAAAGGCTGATGCCTTAACCTATCTCAAGGCGGTAAAGGACACGTGAAGGTTTTGGAGTGAATGCAAATTTGGCTTCTTATGATGACAAAGATACCTTAAAGAGTGAGTCAACAGTTGAATTTCTAGGTCCTCCACAAAATAAGGTTGAATTTCAAGAAACTATCAGCTTTGTGAACAAGATAAAGGTGAAGATATTGTTTTGCTTTGTTGAATTTCAACTGCAAATGTTGGTTCCTAGCAGTttaatgttgattttttttttttttttttgggggggtatAGAAACACTTTCAAAATGATGTTTATAAAGCATTCCAAGACATTATGAATGTGTGCCAGAAGGAGCACAAGGGCATAACAATTAAGGCCTACAATGAGGTTAGGCTGGTTAGCGTGTtatggctctttttttttttttttttttttttttttaattctaaagttTTCTTATTCATGTAACTTTCAGTAGTCTTAGTGGGCTGGATTTTAATATTCTTAGTGgtttttgttttacaattttcaggTTGCAACTCTTTTTGATGATCATCCAGATTTGCTTGATGATTTTTCaagattttgggttgatttttattaatttaggtatttgggttattggttttgattaagCTTGAATGACGAAGAAATAAAGGGCATGATCAAAGACGTTTGAAACCCATTTAGCTTGGGGTTAACAGCCATTGAAGGTATTGCCGAGAAACAAGGAATTTTCTTTACTTAAACGTGGTTTGGTTGTCATCCTATGTGatgttcttttcttcttcttatttcaaTTCATTCTCtgaattttatttagttagttatttatttatttattttatcatttgttttttaattccttttgattttggtgtctttttttttttttttttttttttttttttttttcgtatcTACTGGTTTGGGTGTCAATGTTAACTTTCTAATTTAATAAATACTCCAAACTGGATTGAGTATTGCACGCCAACTATTTGATTTGTATTACccttttcttattataattatgACTGTTGTTTGGAATgtaaaattgtattattttatttttctatttgtctATAGGGGACAAGAACGAGGCACTCCATACATATAGCAGAACTCTTGCAAAGGTCTATTTCTACCCTCTTTTGTgaaactttatttcttttgcCGTTGCATTGCCAGAGCCATTATTTGGTAGATTCCTTTGACTCTCTATTGATTCgattttaatatcatttatcATTGATTTATTTCAAGTATAGATTCCCTATGAGAGCTCGACTACACTCTTTGTTaatgtttctttatttatttctgggtttgtatttgGAAAGGCCAAGCCTTTGAGGCAACCCAAAGTCCAAGAAGAATGGGTACGGTTAGgtctatttttctctttattgaAATCCTTTTCAATTTGTGTTTCAAAGTTTGTAGTTTTAATGGATTGGTACTTTGGGTATCTATCTACTGATTACAATAACTTCATTTCTTTTGCATATAAACTTTTTAGcattatttaatatttcaacTCTATCATATTATGTATcaattatttacatttttacaGAATCCTCATACGTACggttaatactttaatttttttttcattgtatttCTTATTTTTGCATCTATATTCTACCACAAttggttctctattttatgTAGAAAGATGTGGCGGGTGATGTTGAGGGCAAAGGCAAAGGAAATGAAGACCTAGACAATTCATTGCAAAATAGGTATGTTCCTAAATTCTTGGTAGACAATAATTCATAATGTATTATAATGAAACTTGAATTCTTTTAGCAAAAATAGTATCAACAGATTGGTAATTGACTTAAAAATTTGCATTCATGATTTATGTTAGAAAAGCATTAGATTTAATAGATGACTTGGTCAATTAGGAATCACACCAAAGCTCTAAGTGTTGCTAATCACACTAGGTGAATATTGAAcattattcaaattctttatttatctttgtgtgtgtgtgtgtgtgttacatTGGTGTTTCAACATTTGATAGCAGTACTATATGCTTACAACAaagttattttttgtgtttgatttacTTAAAAGATATGTAACTATAAacctctattattattattattattattattatttttgatgaaCTATAAACCTCTATCATAAAAGTTTAGTGGTTTGTCATGCACATTAGAATGTCTAATTATCAAGAATTAGGTAGAGTGGGAAGAGTTAATCACCATGCAGTTTGCATTGCTCTATACTAGAAGAAGGATTTCAATTTGGTTATATACATGTTGctttaaagaatataaattgcaattaaatttttgttgaatgGTTATGTTATGATCTGCATGATCACTTACTTTAATAATGATATCTTGATTGTGGATGCAAGCTAATGATAATCTAGTATTGCATGCTTTCTTGAAATTTGGTTTTGATCGATGCTAATTTCTATGTTCATTAATTCTTGAGCATATTGTGGTTTTTTTAGTGAGGAATAATGGTTAATTGTGCATTGAACTTAATTCACAATGATCTATACTACTAGACATTAAGTACATTTTTGTTGTGAAATGATGTGGACTTACCAACCAGTTATGCATGGCATCATAATTCAGCTTCCAAATCGGTTTGTAACAAAATTGCAATAGAACTTATAATACCTAGAGCAATTTTCATGTGAATTGGAATTACAGGAGAGGACACATTATATGAGTTTGTAATAATGCTATTAATACTGAATAGAGATGAGTCGAAAGGGACTATTCTTTATAAAGGTTgccttttaatatattttcttgatggtttatatattatctaaattacAGACCTATTATCTTGCCATTATGTAATCattgtgttcattttttgtgttAGGTTTCATCAAACTCTTGACAAATTCGGTGTTATAACTATTTTTTACAGTGATATTTTGGATTCACTTAATTTTCAGATGGCTTATTAGAAATAGGCCCTCAAAGATTAAGAACAAATGTCCCATCATAATATTATTTACAACAAACCCTTGATGAAAATCATCCTCAATGTATTGACTCAACATTGAAGATTAGTCCCAAATGTTTAGACAATGATGTTATACCAACTCATTTGGATATATTTGCACTATTTTCTAAATGATTTCCActataataaattgttattatttgttTCCCCTTATTTCTAAGTAAATTATGATGTCAAAGTAAgtcaaattttaattgttttgaaGATATTGCATTTTTGCATGCAAAATAGAGAAGCATTCTAGAGAATTCCCTTTATTCAAACTTATTTGAACGCAATGGAAGTAATAAAAGTGGTGGTTGCTCATTTCATATGTTCCTCCAAATGGTCCATTGGAGAATGGAAGTACATACGTGATGTGAAAATTGAATTAAGGTACAAGTCATATCATATAAGGTTTGCTGGCCTGCTCGACTGAAATTGTGCTTAATTATCATCTCCTCTTCCCTTCCTCCTTTCATCTGCTCTATCTTACCCCGCCGCTCATTCTCATCAACAACTTCCATTTGCACataaatatcattttcaaaccacaaaaatgtaacaaataatatatatatatatatatatatatatataaatatatatatatatatatatatatatatatatatatatatactgctaagttttgttaatgaaattttctagttaataatatgaatttagacttaacagccttttaaacatgaataaactcatgattaataatatatccattctCATGCAGTAGTATAGGTTACATActagtttaaataatacataaaagatcTTATAAATCGTCATATAGTAAGTTATAAGAGatttctccaaactagtttgaagctaaattttttgtCCATGATCactatacataaaaaaaagaaaaagaaaaagaaaaaagataacttttttatttttattacatcaatattgtaaaatagaaagCAGAAGCAAAcccaaccaaagaaaaaaaaaaaattcaagtcttGAAACTCACATAgtaaaataatcataaaatttGAGCCAGCTAGCCACAAAAATTCTTGGATCctattgcttttcttttttctttttttgacataatctaccacttttttcttataaagtacCTTACTTCTCTTTGTCAGAAATTTGTGGTGGTTAACAttaaaaattatcacaaatttttttattgtaatttttatagcAATGATTGTggaaagttttgaaaataacatGTACATGATGATTGAtaagtagtttgtttgttttatttatttatttattttttttacattgaaaaaataaatgggtAAGAAACACGAGTTAGCAGGATTTTAAAATGGaacataattatataaatatatatatataaatatatatatatatatatatatatatatatatgtatgtatgtatgtatatatataagctataaaaaaaacaaaatcaatcatttttcgtaattttaagatttttttttatgagaaaaagatATGTATATTTTACAAAGACGTAAAcgtgtgtttgttttgatttttgatataattttttttttttgagaatctaatatATAAGTGGATAAAGCTATTTGATAAGCAATAAGAGAGTGACCCTATTAtgtaggcaatattttagtgggagttaaaaatatatttttactagaTTGTCTTCTAATTTTGTTTGTGCTTAAAAGTAGAgtgtaagggtatttttgaatcaCATAAACGCTCATCCCAGACAAGGGAAtcctttaaaataaatagtagtatatataataataataattgtgggaGGGAAGGATCTAAATGCAACCTAAAGCCCATGGGCCTAGTCCGAGGATGAGCAAAGGCCCATTTGTACATCAATCGAGACCTAACATGTGGACAAAGGTTTGAGGATGGAAAATGGACAGACCCATCGTTTGAGGAGCCCGAGGAACGAATGCACCTCGAGCTTGCCTTACTTGACCACCTGCACCAAAAGATAGAGCATTGTGGAAAACATCAGAGACGTGTAAGtaaagaagagaggaaatatCTGGGGAAGGTAGCAATCACCTTCACATTCAATGCATTGCACCAACTTAGCTAACTGTATTTATGAGGAAAAGACACTTTAACAGTAGTTCCATAGCTCATAACTCTCTCTACCACCTTCAACAGGGTCCTGATAGGACAAGCATCCCAATTGCTACCCATATACATATAGGTGGAGGGCTTAGATGCATTAGGAGGGACTATATAAAGGAAGGGAACCCCCCTAGGAAAGAGATTGGAACAATAGAACCTGATTGAAAAGATAGAGAATATTAACTTGTACCaagttttaagaaaataatatatgaacATTGCCTCCTCGGACAAGCCCGAGGAAGAGTTTTAtgcttgttttgtgtttctctCAATCGTATTAAGTGTCTTGACTTCATTAATTTCATACTTGGATCAGCCCGAGGAAGAGTTTTATGCTTGCTTTGTGTTTCTCTCCATTGTATTAAGTGTCTTGACTTCATTAATTTCATACTTCGATAATATAGAGCATTAATTTCATACTTGGATCATACAAAatagatattattattttatatataaccaATTCAATGAATTAttcctaaaataaaagttcacaTTAGAATAGTGCTAATTGATAAGAGTTACTTTGGAACACAAAAAAGTCAAATTCATTTGGGTTATCGTCTCAATTTCAATCAAGGAAATGAATTGTACATAAtaccctttgttttttttccccattaaGTGGGCACCTCCTATTATTAGACTATTTGTGTTACTATTATACATGTGTTACTATTATTCTTTTGTATTTCATTCCTCTACTACTTAGTATTTAAATTAGTGTTAGACGTTTAGTAGTGTAGATGTGTAGTTGTAGATGCTTTtgccttttgtattttttttttttcattttaattaacttttttttttaataaatggggGCATGGCCACTGCCATGAGTGGCTACTAAAAAGCTATAGTGTCAGTGCAGTGCTTTGTGCCTCTATTTTTATGTACCTTGCACCTTGGCATGTagtctaaatatatatatatatttctaaaaaaggtttaaaattgGTTCGGGTTGTGTTGGCCCTAGACATGGCGAATggtcgggttgggtcaggtcaatcGCATTGTGAGTAGGTTGGGTCAGGTTAGCCACGTTGAGAGCGAATCGGGTCAAGTCGGGTCACCTGCATCACGAGCGGGTTGGGTCGAGTTAGCCCattttttcacattaaaaaaaaaaacaaataaatgctaaatttttagtGCACAACGTAGCTTCCACATTCTCAGGCAAAAAATGTGATTGATACggagtaagaattttttttcttgtgctaAAACTTGATTCAAATGCAACAGTTGTTATAGGAATGCTCATGAGATCATGTGCCATTAAAGAGATTTTTTGGAAACCGATTGTAATGTTCTTTCCACCAAGAGAGAACTTCCAACTTTGGATTTTGCCTTTTGCTAAGTCTAGGCTCTTTTAATTACAAGTCCaactgagattttttttgttttgccttTTGAGTCACTATtgaattcttttaattttgttttgtttactgTTTTGTCACTTGGTGGCCGGGTTTGTGCTAGTTAGATAGATATTGCTATATAAGTTAGACAGACTTGGACGTGTTATTAGTAATAGTTAGTAGTCTTTGAAGTAGAACTTAATTACTTAGTATTAGTAGTCTTAGTTAATGAATGTTATAACTAGAAGTAGAGCTTAGTAGTTAGTAGTTAGTGCTGCTTACTTAGTAGTGTAGTCTGTGTAAACATTGGACAGTAGATACTTTAGGCTTTagctttccttttgtttttttttttcccttttcatctaactttctattttttttaagggataattacagtaaacccacctgtggtATGACCCGTTTTCACTTTACCTACCCGTAgtttaaaactttacactttgcccacctgaggttaGTTCCGTTAGccttccgtaacccacctctctgtttgccgttagaaaaacatttttaggcaaaaacaaatataacaagaataaaaaagctAGGGTTTTTCATTGCTCATGAACTTCAATGAGAACAAAGTGGAGGAACAACACACCAATCAAATGGctcaatgaaattattttaatctatAACAATATCACCAATTTCACAACTCAAcattttgaaccaaattttaCAAGAAGACCAACATCTCAAAACAACCAGCAACGTTATCAataaagagagagtgagatagAGATAAGCCAACAACTGAAGTGTGAGGTATAGAAAAATCCAGCCGTGGGTTTGGATCATGGTAGATCAGCCATGGGTTTGGTGTTGTGGTGGTGGCTTCTAGGTGCTAGATCAGAATGTAAGATAGGGAGAGAAATCCAGCAACATGTTTTGAGAGTGGGTTTGTTTTCTTACTGTTGTGTATTGACCTTGATCTCAATTGTCCCTCTCCTAATTTCCAGTCTTTTCTGCACAACCAAACACCAccaaggaaagaaagaaaggaacctTCCAACTTAGAAGTCAAGtatataaatacaataaacCTATCAACCGATCCTAGGCATGGTTGAACTAAGATTCAACCGTGATTGACTTTGTCTTGTATAAATGTGAAGCGCTAGAAGTTAAAactggaattaaaaaaaaaaaggttgaataAGAAACCGAAGCGGGTAGAGCTTGCCAAATGCATGAGATTCTGAGAATGAAACTCGCAGCCAGCACTCCAGCGTTGACTTCTACCACCCAAACCCACTTTCACACTTTCCTTCACCTACCACCCCACAAAAATCATTACTCTCTCAAGGAAGGTTGTGTTGAAGAGGGGGACAGAGATTTGACAGCAAGTGGATTATAGAAGTCCAGATATGAAAATTCAGGTGACTCTCTGCTTTTAAAATTTCTAACTTTTTGattcttgttatatttgtttttgcctaaaaatgtgtttttctaatggCAAACGGAGAGGTGGGTTATGAAAGGCTAACGGAACtaacctcaggtgggcaaagtgtaaagttttaaaccacgggtaggtaaaGTGAAAATGGGTCATATCACAGGtgagtttactgtaattatccatTCTTTTAATAAATAGGGGGCACAACACATAAGTTCATAGTGGCTTTTATGATAATGTTATGCACCTAGGAGCAGTCTAGCACACTTTTCCATGTagttattaaatattttttaggggaaaaaaagttaaaaaacggGTGGGCTgcaggttgggtcgggttggcCCATATTTAATTCGATCAGGACAAAATAAAGTGGTTCGGGCCAGGCCAAAATGGATGGGCTCGGGTCAAGTTAGCGAATTTTAGCCTGTTATACCATTTTTGCATGTAATGCCCCCCAAAATTCctctagggtttgtttggattagAGAGGGGGgtagagggggggggggggaagagagGGGAAGTGGAGGGAAGTAGAGTAGATTTGATTGAAAATAGACTAATTTTGGACTAACTCTACACTATTCTCCTCTACTCTAATAGCTCAAGATTAATTTTCccttcaaaattaatttccacTTTTCacccctccaagcggtaagaataataaattattaataaaaaaaaaaaaaaccaaaaacacaaataaataacatataATGATTcctatcaaataaataaataggtaaCATACAATGATTCATGGTACTTTTGttcttacaaaaatttgaaggcTCACAACACTTTAGTCTTTTACAacaactaaaatttaatttctgataacctgattatttttttttttggatacttaTTAGGTTCAAATAGAATTCATTTTTCGCACTACCTTATAACTCAAAGTAATGGGTCccatattttaaacttaaaataactatataataaaaatggcACTAAATCTTTATTGTCATTATCCCTCTTCCCTccactaatcttttttttaatctctgaACTCTTTCATAATATCAAATTCTAGATTTTTgctataaatttaaattttaaacaattcatagaagagagaatgaaagttgaattctacaaatttttaaaaaacaatctATGATGTATTACTCAattattttaagtaattaaattaGGTGTATAAACTTTATGTACTTAGTTTAATCTTTAAAATTGATTGCTATTAGCTGttaattgattatttttattctttatttaataaaaattaacgAGTAGATGGCATGTCATGCCAGAAAATGtaatgtttttaatattttaaggaCTAGCAAAAaaggaattttaaattttaggcatgcaaaataaaattcatgcgAACTAGAcaagaaaacaatattttaggTTTCCACATGCTATAGAAAAATGTAATCCATGACTAGAACTCCAGTTTGACTTGAGATGGAAGCTGCAATCTCTGGTCCATTCATGGCCTATAAAGCTTAATTTGCTaataaaatgtgtaaatttcTAAATCTATGTCAATTCGCTAATCTAGCTAGATTTTCTTCTAGcgtttttttctttcaagaaaGAGGAAAATTAGCTACAATTAATGGAGTtacaaagtttattataaatcCGGCCTCCGATACCAGCTGATTTATAGTCCATTTAGAGTACACATTTCAGCTATCAAACCTCCAAAAATGGCACGTATATGCTCTCTAAGAAAATCCTCGGGAAGATCTCCTTGTTCAATACACCTCAAGATAACCCTCATCTTGAATTATCTGCATTCATAACAAATTTGGCCAAGTTTGTGTAATACTTTAGTTGCTTTTGAAGAGCTGAAAGGCAAATTTACTGGTACAACAAATTGTAAGCTGGAAGATCTTGTATCCTGTAAATGTCTTCTAAAGACAGCTCTCTTTCCAACTGTGTCCGAGTTACTTGTAATACC
This genomic window contains:
- the LOC126696289 gene encoding uncharacterized protein LOC126696289 codes for the protein MKRLGDNVYDNSSQFKRPFGSSPEDSYGQSQVPTGGEGGFGVNANLASYDDKDTLKSESTVEFLGPPQNKVEFQETISFVNKIKGTRTRHSIHIAELLQRKMWRVMLRAKAKEMKT